The Paenibacillus sp. FSL R7-0204 genome includes a region encoding these proteins:
- a CDS encoding sensor histidine kinase, with product MATFYDRLRKGRVQASLQTKFFFTFMLLLLIVLGCFLVYVNYMVIQPLKDKTENEMKLAAAQVSDQLNLYISNQNQLSQRILSNKEVFTLLSAGDYSQLTLEGLTRSRRLKDIMFQALGPSLNIEDMMIYDLTGERVASYIGYADSPASLRPFLEESSQLPTWNASGYALYRQGADAISFVRAIRNQNGQVFGYLAVQLDQRYLNRSAAGLAGGKVYIMDQDQRLVASFPALREGEKVPEFAASPSESAAANGIYLSSGQNYVAYHRSAETGWTTYVVNPRNVVLGPVNSVKYISILLITALILFSFIFIYFSTRNLLLPIRKLRSQILRMNYSNLNMKAGPRTHNNELIQLNSAFQELLERLQESIEREKLALHEEVKSRNSALQAQIAPHFIHNVLYLISIAAQEGKNSVVTEMCKHLSDSLRYIVSSPYQHVTLTEELKHTRHYLSLIQHNFEDDLEWEIDGDGGLARIELPRLVIQPFVENCIEHAFKNTDPPWRIEVRVKVYNGLWAIEIRDNGEGFAPGRIREILDNIEDSDSGVNELRLGTSGIGNMGIVNTVNRLKLMYRNRLFFNIYNHLGGEKGATVQIIASMSKDFY from the coding sequence TTGGCTACTTTTTACGACAGACTACGCAAGGGCAGGGTTCAGGCCAGTCTGCAAACGAAGTTCTTCTTCACCTTCATGCTGCTCCTGCTGATTGTGCTGGGCTGCTTCCTGGTCTACGTGAATTATATGGTGATCCAGCCGCTCAAGGACAAGACGGAGAACGAAATGAAGCTGGCTGCTGCCCAGGTCAGCGATCAGCTGAACCTGTATATCAGTAACCAGAACCAGCTCTCCCAGCGGATTCTGTCGAACAAAGAGGTGTTCACGCTGCTGTCCGCTGGCGATTACTCACAGCTTACCCTTGAAGGGCTGACCCGGAGCCGCAGGCTGAAGGACATCATGTTCCAGGCGCTGGGGCCGAGTCTGAACATTGAGGATATGATGATCTATGATCTGACAGGGGAGCGGGTGGCCTCTTATATCGGATACGCGGACAGTCCGGCGTCGCTCAGGCCGTTTCTGGAAGAGAGCAGTCAGCTGCCGACCTGGAATGCAAGCGGTTACGCGTTATATCGGCAGGGCGCGGATGCCATCTCTTTTGTGCGGGCGATCAGGAACCAGAATGGTCAGGTGTTCGGCTATCTGGCGGTGCAGCTCGACCAGCGGTATTTGAACAGATCTGCTGCGGGACTGGCGGGCGGCAAGGTCTATATTATGGATCAGGACCAGCGGCTGGTCGCAAGCTTCCCGGCACTACGGGAAGGGGAGAAGGTCCCCGAGTTCGCAGCGTCTCCCTCTGAATCTGCAGCAGCTAACGGAATCTATCTAAGCAGCGGCCAGAACTATGTGGCTTACCACCGCTCTGCTGAGACGGGCTGGACTACCTATGTGGTGAATCCCAGGAATGTGGTGCTGGGCCCGGTCAATTCAGTGAAATACATCTCTATTCTGCTGATTACCGCGCTGATTCTATTCTCGTTCATCTTCATCTACTTCTCGACCCGGAACCTGCTGCTTCCGATCCGTAAGCTGCGCAGCCAGATTCTGCGGATGAACTACAGCAACCTGAATATGAAGGCGGGCCCGCGTACACACAACAATGAGCTGATTCAACTGAATAGTGCTTTTCAGGAGCTGCTGGAACGGTTACAGGAATCTATCGAACGGGAAAAGCTTGCGCTGCACGAAGAAGTGAAGTCGCGGAATTCCGCCTTGCAGGCCCAGATCGCACCCCATTTTATCCACAATGTCCTGTATCTGATCAGTATTGCCGCCCAGGAAGGGAAGAATAGTGTGGTGACTGAAATGTGCAAGCATCTCTCGGACAGCCTGCGCTATATTGTGTCCTCCCCTTATCAGCATGTGACGCTAACGGAGGAGCTGAAGCATACCCGGCATTATTTGTCCCTGATTCAGCATAATTTCGAGGACGACTTGGAGTGGGAGATTGACGGGGACGGTGGGCTTGCGCGGATTGAGCTGCCCCGGCTGGTGATTCAGCCGTTCGTGGAGAATTGTATCGAGCATGCTTTTAAGAATACAGACCCTCCTTGGAGGATTGAGGTGCGGGTGAAGGTATATAACGGCCTGTGGGCCATCGAAATCCGGGATAACGGGGAAGGCTTCGCGCCGGGCAGGATCAGGGAGATTCTGGACAATATTGAGGACTCGGATTCCGGGGTCAATGAGCTTCGGCTTGGTACCTCAGGGATTGGCAATATGGGGATTGTGAATACGGTGAACCGGCTGAAGCTGATGTACAGGAACCGGCTGTTCTTCAACATTTACAACCACTTGGGCGGGGAAAAGGGTGCCACGGTCCAGATTATCGCATCGATGAGTAAAGACTTCTACTAG
- a CDS encoding carbohydrate ABC transporter permease has product MNVSKRLYSYYLIWPALLIYSIFFVLPALIGLFYSFTDWRLDREAIKFIGWDNFERIFTDRTLLLAMKNTAIFAIVTVLGKNLLGIALAVGLNMKLKSKNLLRAIFYSPSILSVLVISIVFTPMLRSDGTINRIFEAVGLPSLSQAWLTNPALVIWTVALVSIWQHTGFQMAIYLAGLQSISKEYYEAATIDGAGSWHSFRSITIPLLLPAININLMLTLIGGLKVFSEVFVLTGGGPGNASQVVGTIILRSFGEGSWGLGTAVNTLLFAAVTVIAIPLLIFMRRKEVSE; this is encoded by the coding sequence ATGAACGTATCCAAGAGACTATACTCATATTATCTAATCTGGCCTGCACTGCTCATCTACTCTATCTTTTTCGTGCTGCCTGCGCTGATCGGACTCTTCTATTCCTTCACCGACTGGCGGCTGGACAGAGAAGCTATCAAGTTTATCGGCTGGGACAATTTCGAACGTATTTTCACAGATCGAACGCTACTGCTTGCGATGAAAAATACAGCGATCTTCGCCATCGTTACCGTGCTCGGCAAAAACCTGCTCGGCATCGCGCTTGCGGTCGGCCTGAACATGAAGCTCAAATCCAAAAACCTGCTGCGGGCGATTTTCTACTCGCCGTCGATCCTCAGCGTGCTGGTGATCAGCATTGTGTTCACGCCCATGCTGCGCTCCGACGGGACGATTAACCGTATCTTCGAGGCGGTGGGTCTGCCTTCGCTGAGCCAGGCCTGGCTGACCAATCCGGCCCTGGTCATCTGGACCGTTGCCTTGGTATCCATCTGGCAGCATACCGGCTTCCAGATGGCAATCTATCTGGCCGGGCTCCAGTCGATCTCGAAGGAATATTATGAAGCCGCCACCATCGACGGCGCCGGCTCCTGGCACAGCTTCCGCAGCATCACGATTCCGCTCCTGCTTCCTGCGATCAACATCAACCTGATGCTGACCCTGATCGGCGGCCTCAAGGTATTCTCCGAGGTGTTCGTACTCACCGGCGGGGGACCGGGCAATGCCTCCCAGGTGGTCGGAACGATCATCCTCCGCTCGTTCGGGGAAGGCAGCTGGGGGCTGGGCACAGCCGTCAATACCCTGCTGTTCGCTGCTGTAACTGTCATCGCCATTCCCCTGCTGATCTTCATGCGGCGTAAGGAGGTATCGGAGTAA
- a CDS encoding ABC transporter substrate-binding protein, with protein sequence MSKQMKKIATGLLAGIMTLTLAACGSDSSGKGNAAATDSGGGNSGGSSGKKVTIELAISKSSQDSAFVAQDVLDEFEQKTNIKVNLQLLPAEQTATVLQTKLAVDEVPDLIQYNLASATTDLNLERNFEILDNEPWVSRLLNKDVLSAYDHVYSFHYSQDTGMQGVVYNKDIFKDLGLEIPKNYEEFLAVCEKIKASGITPVFMPFKDNWAANIWPAAAFADWAAKNEPSLFEDINAGRKKWSDVPEFATFLEQQYEVYKKGYTNTDILSDSYDMAVGKFLNKETAMMFMGDWLIVNVAEKDPNVHLGLFAIPSSEDANLGASPLGGQLFIPKKAKHMAEAKQFLEFLASKEVAQKMVDSQGSVSNFSDVTTPKLPDYKQEIVDQYITPKKTTLTTDAYMIVDRSELYRLLQDEFAGGLDAKGVLKAWDEKFSQLMKDKGVEGF encoded by the coding sequence ATGAGTAAGCAAATGAAGAAAATCGCAACAGGCCTGCTCGCTGGAATCATGACCTTAACGCTGGCGGCATGCGGCTCTGACAGTTCAGGCAAGGGCAATGCTGCGGCAACGGACAGCGGAGGCGGTAACAGCGGAGGCAGCAGCGGCAAAAAGGTAACCATCGAGCTGGCCATCTCCAAAAGCTCGCAGGATTCTGCGTTCGTGGCCCAGGATGTGCTGGATGAATTCGAACAGAAAACCAATATCAAAGTGAATCTGCAGCTGCTTCCGGCAGAGCAGACCGCCACCGTACTCCAGACCAAGCTGGCGGTTGACGAGGTGCCTGACCTGATTCAATACAATCTCGCGAGTGCGACTACAGACCTGAATCTGGAGCGCAACTTCGAGATTCTCGATAACGAGCCTTGGGTGAGCCGGCTGCTGAACAAAGATGTTCTCTCCGCTTACGATCATGTCTACAGCTTCCATTACAGCCAGGATACAGGGATGCAGGGAGTCGTCTATAACAAGGATATCTTCAAGGACTTGGGGCTTGAGATTCCGAAGAATTACGAGGAATTCCTGGCTGTCTGCGAGAAGATCAAGGCCAGCGGCATTACGCCAGTGTTCATGCCGTTCAAGGATAACTGGGCGGCAAATATCTGGCCGGCGGCGGCTTTTGCCGATTGGGCTGCCAAGAACGAGCCGTCTCTGTTCGAGGACATTAATGCCGGCCGCAAAAAGTGGTCCGATGTTCCCGAGTTCGCCACCTTCCTGGAGCAGCAGTATGAGGTCTACAAGAAAGGCTACACCAACACGGACATTCTCAGCGACAGCTACGATATGGCCGTGGGCAAATTCCTGAACAAGGAAACCGCGATGATGTTCATGGGCGACTGGCTGATTGTGAACGTGGCCGAGAAAGACCCGAATGTGCATTTGGGCCTGTTCGCTATTCCTTCTTCGGAGGATGCGAACCTCGGTGCCAGCCCGCTGGGCGGCCAGCTGTTCATCCCGAAGAAAGCCAAGCACATGGCCGAAGCGAAGCAGTTCCTGGAGTTCCTCGCCAGCAAAGAGGTTGCTCAGAAGATGGTGGACAGCCAAGGCTCCGTCTCCAACTTCAGCGATGTTACTACGCCGAAGCTCCCGGACTACAAGCAAGAGATTGTCGATCAATATATCACGCCTAAAAAGACTACGCTGACCACCGATGCCTACATGATCGTGGACCGCAGCGAGCTGTACCGTCTGCTTCAGGATGAATTCGCCGGCGGCCTGGACGCCAAGGGCGTACTCAAGGCCTGGGATGAGAAATTCAGCCAGCTGATGAAGGACAAAGGCGTAGAAGGCTTTTAA
- a CDS encoding carbohydrate ABC transporter permease has product MSFSRKMAWRNYVVEGLLIMASLLIILPLLIMLFGSFMTSSEVLKFSLRLPEEWKFSNYTTVFKEGGLGRAFLNGMLITGVSSILNIFTSSAASFILVRRETKWSNFLYMFFFMGLIAPMSTITTIRVVQWMGFYGSITSVILIYASLNTAFSVFLYSGFIRSIPKALDEVAFLEGANTFDVFFKIVTPLIVPVNATVAIMVFMSVWNDITIPLYFLTDSSDWTMPLSVYNFYGKYSRDWNLIFADLVLTSLPVLILYIFCQKYIVSGLTAGAVKG; this is encoded by the coding sequence ATGAGCTTTTCCCGTAAAATGGCCTGGCGCAATTATGTGGTCGAAGGTCTGCTGATTATGGCCTCGCTGCTGATAATTCTCCCGCTCCTGATTATGCTGTTCGGCAGCTTTATGACCAGCTCCGAGGTACTGAAGTTCTCCCTGCGGCTCCCGGAGGAGTGGAAGTTCTCCAACTATACAACCGTCTTCAAGGAAGGCGGTCTGGGACGGGCATTCCTGAACGGGATGCTGATTACCGGCGTCTCTTCCATCCTGAACATCTTCACCTCCTCGGCGGCCTCCTTCATTCTGGTACGCCGGGAGACCAAGTGGTCCAATTTCCTGTACATGTTCTTCTTCATGGGCCTGATTGCCCCAATGTCCACGATAACCACGATCCGTGTCGTGCAGTGGATGGGCTTCTACGGCAGCATCACCAGCGTCATTCTGATCTATGCTTCGCTCAACACAGCGTTCAGCGTGTTTCTGTACAGCGGATTCATCCGCTCCATTCCGAAGGCGCTGGATGAGGTCGCTTTTCTGGAGGGGGCGAATACCTTCGATGTGTTCTTCAAGATCGTCACCCCGCTGATCGTCCCGGTGAACGCCACCGTAGCGATTATGGTGTTCATGTCCGTCTGGAACGACATTACCATTCCGCTCTATTTCCTGACGGACAGTTCGGACTGGACGATGCCGCTCTCGGTATACAATTTCTACGGCAAGTACAGCCGGGACTGGAACCTGATCTTTGCGGATCTGGTGTTGACCTCCCTCCCCGTACTGATCCTGTATATCTTCTGCCAGAAGTACATTGTTAGCGGACTTACGGCGGGAGCGGTGAAGGGGTAA